A portion of the Candidatus Eremiobacteraceae bacterium genome contains these proteins:
- the selA gene encoding L-seryl-tRNA(Sec) selenium transferase — MDGSLRRAIPAVHRFTADPDLAAFNAVLGRAAVRAAVQHVLDEARDAAHAVAVPPDDAALKLRILGRLATSETAGLLRVINGTGVILHTNFGRAPLAAAALAAISELGAGYTNLEYDLATGKRGSRYERVAAQLRELTGAQASLVVNNCAAAVVLVLDTFANGREVVVSRGQLVEIGGGFRLPDVLRKTGAKLIEVGTTNKTYASDYREHWSADTAMFMRTHPSNYRVQGFTAEVSAQALAVLAKELDVLSFEDLGSGALVDFAPFGLPHEPTVAQEIAAGLDLVAVSGDKLLGGPQCGIICGRADLIARVRANPLLRALRTDKTTIAALSATLALYLEPERLRELPLVAMLILSSDDLFDRAASLCTALNADSDPPRFRPVRTTSTTGGGTMPTTEIASAGIAVASGENAPDAIAARMCAHRPPVIGRVQDDEFIVDLRTVREDEDADLCAAFMACT; from the coding sequence ATGGACGGCAGCCTCCGGCGGGCCATCCCCGCCGTTCATCGCTTCACCGCCGACCCCGATCTTGCGGCGTTCAACGCCGTGCTCGGCCGGGCCGCCGTGCGCGCTGCCGTGCAGCACGTGCTCGACGAAGCTCGCGATGCGGCGCATGCGGTGGCGGTCCCGCCGGACGACGCCGCGCTCAAACTCCGCATCCTCGGCCGGCTCGCGACAAGCGAGACCGCGGGCTTGCTCCGCGTCATCAACGGCACCGGCGTCATCCTGCACACGAATTTTGGGCGTGCGCCGCTCGCAGCCGCAGCGCTCGCGGCGATCAGCGAGCTGGGCGCGGGATATACGAACCTCGAGTACGATCTGGCGACGGGCAAGCGTGGGAGCCGCTACGAGCGAGTAGCCGCGCAACTGCGCGAATTGACCGGCGCCCAGGCGTCGCTCGTGGTGAACAATTGCGCGGCCGCGGTCGTGTTGGTGCTCGACACGTTTGCGAACGGTCGCGAAGTCGTCGTGAGCCGCGGACAGCTCGTTGAGATCGGCGGCGGCTTTCGGCTGCCCGACGTGCTGCGCAAGACCGGCGCGAAGCTGATCGAAGTCGGTACGACGAACAAGACGTACGCAAGTGACTACCGCGAACACTGGTCGGCGGACACCGCCATGTTCATGCGCACGCATCCGAGCAACTATCGCGTTCAGGGATTCACCGCGGAAGTCAGCGCGCAAGCGCTGGCGGTACTCGCAAAAGAACTCGACGTCCTGTCGTTCGAAGATCTTGGTTCGGGTGCGCTCGTCGACTTCGCGCCGTTTGGATTGCCGCACGAACCCACGGTCGCACAAGAGATCGCGGCGGGACTCGATCTGGTGGCCGTCTCAGGCGACAAACTGCTCGGTGGGCCCCAGTGCGGCATCATCTGCGGCCGCGCGGATCTGATCGCCCGCGTGCGCGCCAATCCGTTATTGCGCGCCTTGCGCACCGACAAGACCACGATCGCCGCACTCTCCGCCACGCTCGCCCTCTACCTCGAACCCGAGCGGTTGCGCGAGTTGCCGCTCGTAGCGATGTTGATCTTGAGCAGCGACGATTTGTTCGACCGAGCCGCATCGCTTTGCACGGCGCTCAATGCAGACAGCGACCCGCCGCGCTTCCGTCCGGTACGGACCACATCCACGACCGGCGGCGGCACCATGCCCACCACTGAGATAGCATCAGCGGGCATCGCCGTCGCGTCGGGCGAGAACGCGCCGGACGCGATCGCCGCTCGCATGTGCGCGCATCGTCCGCCGGTCA
- the trxA gene encoding thioredoxin yields MSDAVNVGEADFNVQVLQSATPVLVDFWAPWCGPCKMVGPIVDKVAKDMKGRLKVVKLNTDESPSIAGKYEVSSIPSLILFKGGEPVDRIVGYVPERQIVMTVEKHLKPVA; encoded by the coding sequence GTGAGTGATGCCGTGAACGTCGGCGAAGCCGACTTCAATGTCCAAGTCCTACAATCTGCCACGCCCGTTCTCGTGGATTTTTGGGCGCCATGGTGCGGCCCGTGCAAGATGGTTGGACCGATCGTCGACAAGGTCGCGAAAGACATGAAGGGCCGGTTGAAAGTCGTCAAACTCAACACCGACGAATCGCCGAGCATCGCGGGCAAGTACGAAGTGTCGAGCATCCCGAGCCTCATCCTTTTCAAAGGCGGCGAGCCGGTCGATCGCATCGTCGGTTACGTGCCCGAGAGACAAATCGTCATGACCGTCGAGAAACATCTCAAACCGGTCGCGTAA
- a CDS encoding sugar phosphate nucleotidyltransferase encodes MKAVVMAGGEGSRLRPLTQSRPKPLAPVANKPVMEHIVDLLKRHGVTEIVATVHYLADEVEAYFGDGTDFGVTMSYVVEDTPLGTAGAVKMAEERLDDTFIVMSGDALTDIDLTAVLAAHRAKNAAATIVLKRVENPLEFGVVILDDGGLVQRFLEKPTWSEVFSDTINTGIYILEPEIFALMERGRIYDFSKNVFPELLERGRPVHGFVTGDYWTDIGNLQQYREANYDALAGRCRLELPGRERSRGVYIGAGASVAAGAVITGPVVIGKNADVRAGAVIESYSCVGDGCIIESQAQLVSAVVWNDAYVGKRSKLTACTVAEHVIIKDDVSVGEGVVIGARCTLDAGAQVRPHIKLWPEKFVSAGSVVSMSLVWGTKWPGSLFGGEGVKGIANIEITPEFALKLGQAFGSFFDPHAVVMTSRDTHHATRMINRCLISGLMSVGCDVHDLRTSPIPLARYEVRSEGDGGMHVRIHPDDPNFFLIELFGAGGTNLDKNAERKIENLFFRGDFRRTSMDDVGYLSFPERALDRYNAGFLKSLDVGQIRDRRFKIIVDYAYGNAATTLPHLLGKLNIEMVALNAYLDDAKVRRFGEEREKYLHQLSTIVPTLGADIGILVEPGAENVSIVDDTGRIAENDLLLALVAELVFGGTPGAVVAVPVTASSRLDAVALKSGGRIVRTKADRRSMMELCASPAAPTFAGGAREGLIFPEFSPAFDAIYASAKILEMLARTGRKASELIATVPPLHLVRRKVTCPWERKGVIMRELISQARDQRLDLLDGVKIVGDGDWVLVLPDPSDPLFTVVAEAADDEAAEKLADDYVGRIKTLVDA; translated from the coding sequence GTCGTGATGGCGGGAGGCGAGGGTTCGCGCCTGCGCCCGCTCACGCAAAGCCGGCCAAAGCCGCTCGCGCCCGTCGCCAACAAACCGGTCATGGAACACATCGTCGACCTGCTGAAGCGTCACGGTGTCACCGAAATCGTGGCCACGGTCCATTACTTGGCGGACGAAGTCGAGGCGTACTTCGGCGATGGGACCGACTTCGGTGTGACGATGTCGTACGTCGTGGAAGATACGCCGCTCGGCACCGCCGGCGCGGTCAAGATGGCCGAAGAGCGTCTCGACGACACGTTCATCGTCATGTCCGGCGACGCACTCACCGATATCGACCTCACTGCGGTGCTCGCGGCGCATAGAGCCAAGAACGCGGCGGCCACCATCGTGCTCAAGCGAGTGGAAAATCCACTCGAGTTCGGCGTGGTCATCCTCGATGACGGCGGCCTCGTGCAACGTTTTCTCGAGAAGCCCACCTGGTCCGAGGTCTTCTCGGACACGATCAACACCGGCATCTACATCCTCGAACCCGAGATATTCGCGCTCATGGAGCGCGGCCGCATCTATGATTTCTCAAAGAACGTCTTTCCGGAGCTGCTCGAACGCGGCCGCCCCGTGCACGGATTCGTGACCGGCGATTACTGGACCGACATCGGAAACTTGCAGCAGTATCGCGAAGCCAACTATGACGCGCTCGCGGGGCGATGCCGTCTCGAACTGCCCGGCAGAGAGCGCTCGCGCGGCGTGTACATCGGCGCCGGCGCGTCCGTCGCCGCCGGCGCGGTCATCACCGGACCTGTCGTGATCGGCAAGAACGCCGACGTGCGCGCTGGTGCGGTGATCGAGTCGTACTCGTGCGTCGGCGACGGATGCATCATCGAATCGCAAGCGCAGCTCGTCAGCGCGGTGGTTTGGAACGACGCCTACGTCGGCAAGCGTAGCAAGCTCACAGCCTGCACGGTCGCCGAGCACGTCATCATCAAGGACGACGTGTCGGTGGGCGAGGGCGTGGTCATTGGCGCGCGTTGCACCCTCGATGCGGGCGCGCAAGTGCGTCCGCACATCAAATTGTGGCCTGAGAAGTTCGTCTCGGCGGGCAGTGTCGTCTCTATGTCGCTCGTCTGGGGAACGAAGTGGCCGGGATCGCTGTTCGGCGGCGAGGGCGTGAAGGGCATCGCGAACATCGAGATCACGCCAGAATTCGCGCTCAAGCTGGGCCAGGCTTTCGGTTCGTTCTTCGATCCGCATGCGGTGGTCATGACGAGCCGCGACACCCACCACGCCACCCGCATGATCAACCGCTGCCTCATTTCCGGCCTGATGTCGGTGGGTTGCGACGTGCACGACCTGAGGACATCGCCCATTCCGCTCGCGCGCTACGAAGTACGCAGCGAAGGCGACGGGGGCATGCACGTCCGCATCCATCCGGACGATCCGAACTTCTTCTTGATCGAGCTTTTCGGCGCGGGCGGCACCAATCTCGACAAGAACGCCGAGCGCAAGATCGAGAACCTCTTCTTCCGCGGCGATTTCCGCCGCACGTCCATGGACGACGTCGGCTATCTCTCGTTTCCCGAGCGGGCGCTCGACCGGTACAACGCCGGCTTCTTGAAATCGCTAGACGTCGGGCAGATCCGCGACCGCCGTTTCAAAATCATCGTCGACTATGCCTACGGCAACGCCGCCACGACGCTGCCGCACTTGCTCGGCAAGCTCAACATCGAGATGGTCGCGCTCAACGCCTACCTCGACGACGCGAAGGTGCGCCGCTTCGGCGAAGAGCGCGAGAAGTATCTCCACCAGTTGTCCACCATCGTCCCCACGCTTGGCGCCGATATCGGCATCTTGGTGGAACCCGGCGCGGAAAACGTCAGTATCGTCGACGATACCGGCCGCATCGCCGAAAATGATCTGTTGTTGGCGCTCGTCGCCGAGCTTGTGTTCGGCGGCACGCCCGGAGCGGTGGTCGCGGTTCCGGTCACCGCGTCGTCGCGGCTGGATGCGGTCGCGCTCAAGAGTGGCGGCCGGATCGTTCGCACGAAAGCCGACCGCAGGTCCATGATGGAACTTTGCGCGAGTCCCGCGGCGCCCACGTTTGCGGGCGGCGCCCGCGAAGGCTTGATCTTTCCTGAGTTTTCGCCCGCGTTCGATGCGATCTACGCGAGCGCGAAGATATTGGAAATGCTCGCGCGCACGGGCCGCAAGGCATCGGAATTGATCGCGACGGTGCCGCCGCTTCACCTCGTGCGGAGAAAAGTGACGTGCCCGTGGGAACGCAAGGGCGTGATCATGCGCGAACTCATCTCGCAAGCCCGCGACCAGAGGCTCGATCTCCTCGACGGCGTGAAAATCGTCGGGGACGGCGACTGGGTGCTCGTGCTTCCCGATCCCTCGGATCCGCTATTCACGGTGGTGGCCGAAGCGGCCGATGACGAAGCCGCGGAAAAGCTTGCGGACGACTACGTCGGCCGCATCAAGACGCTCGTCGATGCGTGA